The Mucilaginibacter yixingensis genome window below encodes:
- a CDS encoding TlpA disulfide reductase family protein, with amino-acid sequence MTKYHVSALGALMLICNLASAQTNVLARAIEQINHYQNVSFKQSVKQKNPGDGSWTTSYYNFWASRNADGTEYNKSTGKYGTTVFQGTTKISLDPSQKTYSIKRNHDLYEETPYYWAKQFQEKLSKMPEKIRNMPDTVINQAACAHVEIIKSDTIGARFIEDFYLNKQTSLPVFIRQFMEGNFSISGSKASFSSVMINEFTYSDYRVNDKNFEDLAKFTIPAGFSPEQKIVPLAVNDKAPDWQLADTHGKTVSNKQLLGSIVLLDFSSNTCGPCIMALPAMKNLLEKYGQSGVKIYSINTSDSKTAVKAFITKNHISYPVLLDGAKVSKAFKITGTPYFFVIDAQGNIAKIFDGYDDGLERRLTKAIDKLQKGS; translated from the coding sequence ATGACCAAATATCACGTATCTGCATTAGGCGCATTGATGCTTATCTGTAACCTTGCATCGGCTCAAACTAACGTTTTAGCACGGGCTATCGAACAAATCAACCACTATCAAAACGTGAGCTTTAAACAAAGCGTGAAGCAGAAAAACCCTGGCGATGGTTCGTGGACTACCTCATATTATAACTTTTGGGCTAGCCGCAACGCCGACGGAACGGAATACAACAAATCTACAGGCAAATACGGCACTACGGTATTTCAGGGAACCACCAAGATATCGCTCGATCCCAGTCAAAAAACCTATTCCATTAAACGCAATCACGATCTGTACGAAGAAACTCCATATTACTGGGCGAAACAATTTCAGGAAAAGCTGAGCAAGATGCCGGAAAAGATCAGGAACATGCCGGATACGGTAATTAATCAGGCAGCCTGCGCACATGTAGAGATCATTAAATCAGACACCATCGGCGCTCGCTTCATCGAAGATTTCTATCTGAATAAACAGACCAGCCTTCCGGTATTTATTAGACAATTTATGGAGGGAAATTTTAGCATAAGCGGGTCAAAAGCCAGTTTCTCATCAGTAATGATAAACGAGTTTACTTACAGCGATTATCGCGTAAACGATAAAAATTTTGAGGACCTGGCAAAGTTTACCATTCCCGCCGGTTTCTCGCCAGAACAGAAAATAGTACCCCTTGCCGTAAACGATAAAGCACCAGACTGGCAGTTGGCCGATACACATGGCAAGACGGTATCAAACAAGCAATTACTGGGCTCTATCGTTTTGCTCGATTTTTCTTCAAACACCTGCGGACCATGCATCATGGCGCTGCCGGCCATGAAAAACCTGCTCGAAAAGTATGGACAATCTGGCGTAAAAATCTACAGCATTAACACCTCCGATAGCAAAACGGCAGTAAAAGCTTTTATTACAAAAAACCACATTAGCTATCCGGTACTGCTTGACGGCGCCAAAGTGAGCAAGGCATTTAAAATAACAGGCACTCCCTACTTTTTTGTTATTGACGCGCAAGGAAACATAGCCAAAATATTTGATGGCTACGATGACGGCCTTGAACGCCGTTTAACTAAGGCTATAGATAAATTACAGAAAGGCTCATAA